The Faecalibacter sp. LW9 genome has a segment encoding these proteins:
- the pncB gene encoding nicotinate phosphoribosyltransferase — MKTIFHSILDNDFYKFTMQYAVTKLYPDVIARYKFINRGQHEFPEGFAEELQRQVDAMADLALTKSEKDFLNENCPYISPAYLDFLQGYRYDPSEVKISQDGKDVSVEVEGNWYRTILWEVPLLALISEVFYTLTEAPRISNDEVTHNTSYKVDLYNQLGVTVADFGTRRRHSYEVHDVVMNELVNHSGKSFVGSSNVHFAHKYGVKPIGTHAHEWFMFHAARFGYKVANSMSLDRWVKVYYGDLGIALTDTYTSDIFFRQFDKKLSKLFDGVRHDSGDPIEFGEKVIAHYEKMGINPQHKTIIFSDGLNSEKVETITNAFKGRIGLSFGIGTNLTNDVGLRAMNIVMKLTEISSYDIPWTGVVKLSDEKNKHTGTENDIRLAKEILQLGEIKANPEVLS, encoded by the coding sequence ATGAAAACAATATTCCACTCGATACTGGATAATGACTTCTACAAGTTTACCATGCAATATGCGGTAACCAAACTTTACCCTGATGTTATTGCACGCTATAAATTTATTAATCGTGGGCAACATGAATTTCCGGAAGGTTTTGCTGAAGAATTACAGCGCCAAGTTGATGCGATGGCAGACTTAGCACTAACGAAAAGCGAGAAAGATTTCTTAAATGAAAATTGCCCATATATCAGTCCTGCTTATTTGGATTTTTTACAAGGGTATCGTTATGATCCGAGTGAAGTGAAAATTTCACAAGATGGTAAAGATGTTTCTGTAGAAGTGGAAGGAAATTGGTACCGAACAATTCTTTGGGAAGTTCCTTTATTGGCATTAATTAGTGAAGTTTTCTATACCTTAACAGAAGCTCCACGTATAAGTAATGACGAAGTAACCCATAATACAAGTTATAAAGTCGATTTGTACAATCAATTAGGGGTAACTGTAGCTGATTTTGGTACTCGTCGTCGCCACTCGTACGAAGTCCATGATGTGGTTATGAACGAATTGGTTAATCATTCAGGTAAAAGTTTTGTTGGATCTTCAAATGTTCATTTTGCACACAAATATGGAGTTAAACCAATTGGTACACATGCGCACGAATGGTTTATGTTCCACGCAGCTCGTTTTGGTTATAAAGTGGCTAATTCGATGAGTCTGGATCGCTGGGTTAAAGTTTATTATGGTGATTTAGGAATTGCTTTAACTGATACTTATACTTCTGATATTTTCTTCCGTCAATTCGATAAGAAATTATCCAAATTATTTGATGGAGTTCGTCATGATTCAGGAGATCCTATCGAATTTGGAGAAAAAGTCATTGCACATTATGAGAAAATGGGTATTAATCCTCAACACAAGACGATTATTTTCTCGGATGGATTAAATTCAGAAAAAGTAGAAACCATCACAAATGCCTTCAAAGGACGTATTGGATTATCCTTTGGTATTGGAACAAACCTTACCAATGATGTTGGATTACGTGCGATGAATATTGTAATGAAATTAACTGAAATCTCATCATATGATATTCCATGGACAGGAGTTGTGAAACTTTCAGACGAAAAAAATAAACATACCGGTACAGAAAATGATATTCGATTAGCGAAAGAAATTCTTCAATTAGGAGAGATTAAAGCCAATCCAGAAGTATTAAGTTAA
- the lon gene encoding endopeptidase La has translation MEEEIELIPLMSKEEEIKMQKQDIPSSLPILSLRNTVLFPGVVAPITAGRDKSIKLLTEAYKGDRIIGVLSQKDVAVEDPSSEDLFQVGTVARIMRLIKLPDGNITVILQGVKRFKAEEFTDVDPYFKANVEILTEKVPTARNKEYPIIIDSIRDLAYQIVEENPMLPSEAANAIRSIESKTFLINFVASNLTLSLEEKQLLLEVSDLKLRALEVMRYMNVELQKLELKNSIQNKVRKELDQQQKEYFLHQQIKSIQEELGGNTTEEEINEMRKRAQNKRWSEETANHFDKEINRLSRLNPQMPEHNIQRNYLEFMLDLPWNEYTKDVFDLKNAQKILDSDHYGLEDVKERIIEHLAVLKLKGDMRAPILCLYGPPGVGKTSLGTSIAKAVGRKYVRMSLGGLHDESEIRGHRKTYIGAMPGRILQSIKKAESSNPVFVLDEIDKMTASNHGDPSSAMLEVLDPEQNNAFHDNFLELGYDLSKVFFIATANNIGNIPTPLRDRMELINISGYTIEEKSEIVKKHLLPKQLKEHGIPEKSVVLGKKEIEFLITGYTRESGVRNLNQKVAKLVRNAAKHIAMEEDYNTKYSIDDIEKILGPSITPERYENNEVPGVVVGLAWTSVGGDILFIESILSKGKGGLSITGNLGNVMKESATIALEYIKAHAEEYDLSPEVFENYKVHIHVPEGATPKDGPSAGITMLTSLMSSFTQRKVKAKLAMTGEITLRGKVLPVGGIKEKILAAKRADIKEIILCEDNRKDVEDIKQEYLKGLTFHYVKEMKEVLDIALTNQKVKGAKDFSTLKK, from the coding sequence ATGGAAGAAGAAATTGAATTAATTCCTTTAATGAGTAAGGAAGAAGAAATTAAGATGCAAAAGCAAGATATTCCCTCTTCATTACCCATATTATCATTAAGAAATACTGTTCTTTTCCCAGGGGTTGTTGCTCCGATTACTGCCGGAAGAGATAAATCTATAAAATTATTAACTGAAGCTTATAAAGGTGATCGTATCATTGGAGTATTATCTCAAAAAGATGTGGCTGTAGAAGATCCATCTTCAGAAGATTTATTTCAAGTGGGTACTGTCGCACGTATTATGCGTTTAATTAAATTACCCGATGGAAATATCACGGTAATTCTACAAGGTGTAAAACGTTTTAAAGCGGAAGAATTTACTGACGTAGATCCTTATTTTAAGGCGAATGTTGAAATTCTTACGGAAAAAGTTCCAACAGCTCGTAATAAGGAGTATCCTATCATCATCGATTCGATTCGTGATTTAGCGTATCAAATCGTAGAAGAAAATCCAATGTTACCTTCAGAAGCAGCTAATGCTATTCGTAGTATTGAGAGTAAGACATTTCTTATCAATTTTGTAGCTTCTAATCTAACCTTATCGTTAGAAGAGAAACAATTGTTGTTAGAAGTATCTGATCTTAAATTAAGAGCCTTAGAAGTGATGCGTTACATGAACGTAGAGCTTCAAAAGTTAGAATTAAAAAATTCGATTCAGAATAAAGTTCGAAAAGAATTAGATCAGCAACAAAAAGAATACTTTTTACATCAACAAATCAAATCGATCCAAGAAGAACTGGGTGGAAATACGACGGAAGAAGAAATCAACGAAATGCGTAAACGTGCGCAAAATAAGCGTTGGTCGGAAGAAACAGCAAACCATTTTGATAAAGAAATCAATCGTTTGTCTCGTCTTAATCCTCAAATGCCAGAACATAATATTCAGCGTAACTACTTAGAGTTTATGTTGGATTTACCATGGAACGAGTATACAAAAGATGTATTTGACTTAAAGAATGCACAAAAAATATTAGATTCTGATCATTATGGATTAGAAGATGTAAAAGAACGTATTATCGAACATTTAGCTGTTTTAAAATTAAAAGGCGATATGCGTGCACCTATTTTATGTTTATATGGCCCTCCAGGCGTAGGGAAAACATCTTTAGGGACTTCAATTGCTAAAGCGGTAGGTCGTAAATATGTTCGTATGTCTTTGGGAGGATTACATGATGAATCTGAAATTAGAGGTCATCGTAAAACCTATATTGGTGCAATGCCAGGTCGTATTTTACAATCGATAAAAAAGGCGGAATCTTCGAATCCTGTTTTCGTTTTAGACGAAATTGATAAGATGACTGCAAGTAATCATGGAGATCCATCTTCTGCCATGTTGGAAGTTTTAGATCCCGAGCAAAATAATGCATTCCATGATAATTTCTTAGAGTTAGGATATGATTTATCAAAGGTATTTTTCATTGCTACCGCAAATAATATTGGAAATATTCCAACGCCTTTACGCGATCGTATGGAACTGATCAATATCTCAGGATATACGATTGAAGAAAAATCCGAGATAGTTAAGAAACACTTGTTGCCAAAACAGTTAAAAGAACATGGGATTCCTGAGAAATCAGTGGTATTAGGTAAAAAGGAAATTGAATTTTTAATTACTGGATATACACGAGAGTCAGGAGTTCGTAATCTGAATCAAAAAGTAGCGAAATTGGTACGTAATGCAGCCAAACACATCGCGATGGAAGAAGATTATAATACAAAATACTCAATCGATGATATCGAAAAGATTTTAGGACCATCCATTACACCAGAGCGTTATGAAAATAACGAAGTTCCAGGAGTTGTTGTTGGTTTAGCTTGGACAAGTGTGGGAGGTGATATTTTATTCATTGAATCGATTTTATCGAAAGGGAAAGGTGGTTTATCGATCACAGGTAACTTAGGGAATGTCATGAAAGAATCAGCTACGATTGCTTTAGAATACATCAAAGCACATGCTGAAGAATATGACTTATCACCAGAAGTGTTCGAAAATTATAAAGTTCATATTCACGTCCCAGAAGGTGCAACACCTAAAGACGGACCATCAGCTGGGATTACGATGTTAACATCCTTAATGTCATCATTTACGCAACGTAAAGTAAAAGCAAAATTAGCGATGACAGGTGAAATTACATTACGAGGTAAAGTATTACCAGTTGGTGGAATCAAAGAGAAAATCTTAGCTGCTAAGCGTGCAGATATTAAAGAAATCATCTTGTGCGAAGACAACCGAAAAGATGTAGAAGATATCAAACAAGAGTACTTGAAAGGTTTAACTTTCCATTATGTGAAAGAGATGAAAGAAGTACTTGATATAGCTCTTACAAACCAAAAGGTAAAAGGAGCGAAAGACTTTTCTACACTAAAGAAATAA